From Candida dubliniensis CD36 chromosome 7, complete sequence, the proteins below share one genomic window:
- a CDS encoding cell surface protein, putative (contains CFAM domain (Pfam:PF05730) -fungal-specific cysteine rich domain found in some proteins with proposed roles in fungal pathogenesis), whose product MLPSIVISIVLASLVCADSSSITEAPTTTAADNPYTIYPSVAKTASINGFADRIYDQLPECAKPCMFQNTGATPCPYWDTGCLCIMPTFAGAIGSCIAKNCKGQDVVTATSLGTSICSVAGVWEPYWMVPANVQSSLSVAAAAVVATSDSASETPSVSGSSSQVPQETSYSVSETPSVSGSLSQVPQETSYSVSETPSESSSEAPQKTSGVSVIPSQSANNSSVAISESVALSSSSSLSSSSYGNSTIEQPSTSIKSDVTSITGPVTTDKVITNDSGIVITSTVIITHVSEYCDQTSAAAVQSSACEEQSSAKSEQASASSEQVKVITSVVWCESSIQSVEAAKSSAEAAHKTEVVASCASELSSLSSAKSEAIKTVSSLVEVQKSAVAKQTSLAAVQSSAASVQLSAAQTQKSSEAVAVAQTAVAEASKAADEIVTEVVNITKTVTSGKETGVSQATSPAASASTHSVAVANMANTKFATTMSLLVASFAFIGLFI is encoded by the coding sequence ATGCTTCCATCCATTGTTATTTCAATCGTTTTAGCGTCCTTAGTGTGTGCCGATTCATCTTCTATAACAGAagcaccaacaacaactgctGCAGATAACCCATACACTATCTACCCAAGTGTTGCCAAGACTGCTTCCATCAATGGGTTTGCTGATAGAATCTACGATCAATTACCAGAATGTGCTAAGCCATGTATGTTCCAAAACACAGGCGCAACTCCATGTCCATACTGGGATACTGGCTGTTTGTGTATTATGCCAACATTTGCAGGAGCTATTGGGTCCTGTATTGCTAAAAATTGTAAAGGACAAGACGTTGTTACTGCTACTAGTTTGGGTACATCCATTTGTTCTGTTGCTGGTGTCTGGGAACCATACTGGATGGTTCCAGCTAATGTACAAAGCAGTTTAAGTGtagctgctgctgctgttgttgcaaCTTCAGATAGTGCATCTGAAACCCCATCAGTATCAGGCTCCTCATCTCAAGTTCCACAAGAAACATCTTACAGTGTATCTGAAACCCCATCAGTATCAGGCTCCTTATCCCAAGTTCCACAAGAAACATCTTACAGTGTATCTGAAACCCCATCAGAATCTTCCTCTGAAGCTCCACAAAAGACTTCAGGTGTTTCAGTTATTCCATCGCAATCTGCTAATAACTCATCTGTTGCCATTTCTGAAAGTGTGGCACTTTCAAGTAGTTCACTGTTGTCCTCATCAAGCTACGGAAATTCTACCATAGAACAACCATCCACTTCCATCAAGTCAGATGTGACATCTATTACTGGTCCAGTTACTACAGATAAAGTTATAACCAACGATTCTGGAATTGTCATTACATCCACCGTTATTATTACTCATGTTTCTGAATATTGTGATCAAACttctgctgctgctgttcAATCATCAGCATGTGAAGAACAGTCAAGTGCCAAATCAGAACAAGCTTCTGCTTCATCAGAACAAGTTAAGGTTATCACTAGTGTGGTTTGGTGCGAGTCGTCTATTCAATCTGTCGAGGCAGCTAAATCGAGTGCAGAAGCTGCTCATAAAACAGAGGTTGTTGCTAGCTGTGCAAGCGAATTGAGTTCTTTGAGTTCCGCTAAATCTGAAGCTATCAAGACTGTTTCTAGCTTGGTTGAAGTTCAAAAGTCTGCAGTTGCCAAACAAACATCATTAGCTGCTGTACAATCATCTGCTGCTTCCGTACAGTTGAGTGCTGCTCAGACCCAAAAGTCTTCTGAGGCTGTCGCGGTTGCCCAAACTGCTGTCGCTGAAGCTTCTAAAGCTGCTGATGAAATTGTAACTGAAGTTGTTAACATTACAAAGACAGTTACTTCTGGTAAGGAGACTGGGGTTTCCCAAGCAACTTCACCAGCTGCTTCTGCTAGCACTCAttctgttgctgttgctaaTATGGCAAACACCAAGTTTGCAACCACAATGTCTTTGTTGGTCGCTAGTTTTGCGTTCATTGGTCTCTTCATTTAA
- a CDS encoding ferric reductase transmembrane component precursor, putative (Similar to S. cerevisiae FRE5): protein MDEELQKHLEISRNTKYQWIACIFSLVIFFANGIVFYWIPRLLRDKRFVKTNRFKSYFAFVDVWQTINTPFAIKLGNKKYYFKPSIAALFACFILLNGKLCYIETDDLDYKPRVFIIGKRCARIALGQMPAMFLSVTKGDFITAITGLTYERAAFLHAWFAILMFSMMTAHVGIIGFYWAHPNFDIAPKYPKYVYGIIGYACFVFLVFGNVALIRRYAFDFFMVNHRVHSFIMLLMAFLHNDRAKAMVILAIHLLVLDKVFGRIYGIIHSMKSPTKGYSEFEILDDETVRVNIPVKTSKTDPNPWYRLLLFKYGTWLAGSHVYLNVRKIDFFQHHPFAIASLPESGKITLVIKKRNGFTKKLYDTVQTMRDQQIANGIDSDAPEHKRVSNPHIVKLKAAFRGPSSGKFQPLITFDSVAFLAQDYGASFVLPLCLDLLQTIERKEVAKNYLGRPAHPYLKVYWSVKKLNNIYWYEDLIKKLLPFINSGKLTMNVFVQESVEFEATRSVPSNHNTKKLDIVSVTSEPSSITNSEIKFIYEEPMEVSKVIQTHISSMHFPEENGFSSLAIMSCGQDNFGSQVESESQKYRWVEGAPNIYFYNESYET from the coding sequence ATGGATGAAGAACTTCAAAAGCATTTGGAAATTTCAAGAAACACCAAGTATCAGTGGATTGCGTGCATTTTCAGTTTGGTTATATTTTTTGCAAACGGCATTGTTTTCTATTGGATTCCCAGACTTCTTAGAGATAAAAGATTTGTAAAGACAAACAGATTTAAATCGTATTTTGCGTTTGTTGACGTTTGGCAAACCATCAATACCCCATTTGCAATTAAACTTGGAAACAAAAAGTACTACTTCAAACCAAGTATAGCTGCCTTATTTGCATGTttcatattattaaatggCAAGTTATGCTATATTGAGACCGACGATTTGGATTACAAGCCCCGTGTCTTTATAATTGGGAAACGCTGTGCCAGAATCGCTTTGGGCCAAATGCCTGCAATGTTCTTATCTGTAACCAAAGGCGACTTCATTACTGCGATTACGGGTTTGACATACGAACGTGCTGCATTTTTACATGCCTGGTTTGCCATATTAATGTTCCTGATGATGACAGCACATGTTGGAATAATCGGGTTTTATTGGGCTCATCCAAATTTTGACATTGCCCCTAAGTACCCAAAATATGTATATGGGATTATTGGCTACGCATGTTTTGTGTTCTTGGTATTTGGCAATGTAGCGTTGATTAGACGTTATGCTTTCGATTTTTTTATGGTGAACCATCGAGTTCATTCTTTTAttatgttgttgatggCCTTCTTGCACAATGATAGAGCTAAAGCCATGGTCATTCTTGCCATTCATTTGCTAGTTTTGGACAAGGTGTTTGGTAGAATCTACGGTATCATACATTCTATGAAATCTCCAACAAAAGGGTACTCCGAATTTGAAATACTAGATGATGAGACCGTTCGTGTCAATATCCCTGTAAAAACGTCGAAAACTGATCCAAACCCTTGGTACAGATTATTACTATTCAAATATGGCACTTGGTTAGCTGGCCTGCATGTTTACTTGAATGTAAGAAAAATCGATTTTTTCCAACACCATCCATTTGCTATTGCCAGCTTACCTGAATCTGGTAAAATAACTTTGGTTATTAAAAAGAGAAATGGGTTCACAAAGAAGTTGTACGATACAGTTCAAACAATGCGTGATCAACAAATTGCAAATGGAATCGATAGTGATGCCCCGGAACACAAAAGAGTATCTAACCCCCATATTGTTAAATTAAAAGCTGCTTTCCGTGGACCCTCACTGGGTAAATTTCAACCATTAATCACGTTTGACTCGGTGGCATTTCTTGCCCAGGATTATGGTGCATCTTTTGTCTTGCCACTTTGCTTGGATTTGTTGCAGACTATTGAAAGAAAGGAAGTGGCTAAGAATTATTTGGGAAGGCCAGCTCACCCTTATTTGAAAGTCTACTGGTCagtgaaaaaattaaataacaTCTACTGGTACGaagatttgataaaaaaattattgcCGTTTATCAATTCAGGGAAGCTCACCATGAATGTGTTTGTGCAAGAAAGTGTTGAGTTTGAAGCTACTAGACTGGTGCCATCTAATCACAATACTAAAAAATTGGATATTGTTTCTGTCACCAGCGAACCCCTGTCAATTACAAACTCGGAAATAAAGTTTATATACGAGGAGCCAATGGAGGTATCGAAAGTAATTCAGACACATATTTCCAGTATGCATTTCCCAGAAGAAAATGGGTTCAGTTCACTTGCTATAATGAGTTGTGGACAGGATAACTTTGGAAGTCAAGTTGAAAGTGAGTCACAAAAGTACCGATGGGTTGAAGGTGCaccaaatatttatttctatAATGAGTCCTACGAAACATAG
- the SOD3 gene encoding manganese-containing superoxide dismutase, putative (spliced gene), whose protein sequence is MITESEKISLPKIDWALDALEPYISKEINDLHINKHHVAYVNGYNAAIDALEKAVGKKDVKSVVEIQQNIKFHGGGHTNHSLFWKNLAPVSKGGGKHPDTNSPLGKQIAAQYGSVTNLIDITNSKLASIQGSGWAFIVKNKQNGGALDVVTTANQDTITAPHLIPIIAIDAWEHAYYLQYQNVKLDYFKAIWNVVNWAEAESRYSA, encoded by the exons ATGATTACCGAAAGCGAAAAAATATCCTTACCCAAAATTGATTGGGCACTTGATGCCTTGGAACCATATATTTCTAAAGAAATAAACGATTTACACATCAACAAA CACCATGTTGCTTATGTAAACGGGTACAATGCGGCCATTGACGCATTAGAAAAAGCTGTTGGCAAAAAGGATGTCAAGTCGGTAGTTGAAATTCAGCAAAATATCAAGTTTCATGGTGGCGGACACACCAACCACAGTTTGTTTTGGAAGAATTTGGCCCCTGTATCTAAAGGCGGAGGAAAACATCCAGATACCAATTCCCCCTTGGGTAAACAAATCGCTGCTCAGTATGGATCCGTGACAAACCTTATTGATATTACCAATTCCAAATTGGCTAGCATCCAAGGTTCGGGCTGGGCGTTTATTGTCAAAAACAAGCAAAACGGAGGAGCTTTGGATGTGGTCACTACTGCAAATCAGGATACAATCACTGCTCCACATTTAATCCCAATTATTGCTATCGATGCTTGGGAACACGCCTACTACTTACAGTATCAAAATGTTAAGCTTGATTATTTCAAAGCAATTTGGAATGTGGTCAACTGGGCTGAAGCTGAGTCGAGATATTCTGCGTAA
- a CDS encoding mitochondria fission protein, putative (Similar to S. cerevisiae FIS1), whose amino-acid sequence MFEKAVYPALEELQQPLSQEQLRILKDQLNSEEPTPSAQTKFNYAWGLIKSNHHKQQEYGVEILTELYKSEKSMRREVLYYLSLGSLKIGDYTNAKRYVEALLEIEPENQQARGLLKTIDDKITTEGLIGIGIAGGALAIGLGLIGALVRRNRK is encoded by the coding sequence ATGTTTGAAAAAGCAGTGTATCCGGCATTGGAGGAGTTGCAGCAACCACTCTCACAAGAACAACTTAGAATTTTAAAGGACCAATTAAATTCAGAAGAACCAACCCCTTCTGCACAAACAAAGTTCAATTATGCGTGGGGATTAATAAAATCCAATCACcacaaacaacaagagTATGGAGTGGAGATACTCACTGAGCTATACAAGAGTGAGAAAAGTATGAGGAGAGAGGTGTTGTACTATCTTAGTTTGGGGTCTTTGAAGATTGGTGACTATACTAATGCCAAGCGATATGTTGAAGCATTATTAGAAATCGAACCTGAAAATCAACAGGCTAGAGGGTTATTAAAAACCATAGATGACAAAATCACTACCGAAGGGTTAATCGGTATCGGGATTGCTGGTGGCGCTCTTGCAATTGGACTTGGATTGATTGGAGCTTTAGTCAGAAGGAACAGAAAATAG
- a CDS encoding tRNA-specific adenosine deaminase, putative (Similar to S. cerevisiae TAD1;~in S. cerevisiae: deaminates adenosine-37 to inosine in tRNA-Ala) produces MNHELGNSIASNVIDTFNGLTIKSGKPVVRSNGVEEWTVLASVVAIVNNNIMPITLATGVKTLPNKVRSYSNGLMVHDMHAEILALRLFNYYLLEKDCPLVEYSEDTRKLKCDVKLALFISEPPCGDASMSYISSSLTDNEPWTPRKKQKLNRGRNNFGELGVVRTKPGRSDSLISYSKSCSDKLCLKQLVGICNATTSTLFRDNIFLDYLVTKNLSFEDFHRCFRTRFDLRNATHPLQLLAYNCDGYGFTKSEKKSPSPLCLLHIVPLKVIQVLNNGVKNGSFIKDKPPKKGGESIICNQHFMRKLKQIRDVDYPDYLTFKHSNKERSALKRMGKEKLKDWVSSNADNFLL; encoded by the coding sequence ATGAATCATGAATTGGGAAATTCTATTGCAAGCAACGTGATTGATACATTTAATGGATTGACCATAAAATCGGGAAAGCCAGTTGTTAGATCAAATGGGGTAGAAGAGTGGACGGTGCTTGCTAGTGTGGTTGCAAttgtcaacaacaacattatgCCAATTACCTTAGCAACAGGAGTGAAAACTTTACCAAACAAAGTCAGATCTTATTCAAATGGTTTAATGGTACATGATATGCATGCAGAAATATTAGCCCTTCGcttattcaattattatttgctaGAGAAGGACTGTCCATTGGTCGAGTACCTGGAGGATACTAGAAAGCTAAAATGTGATGTCAAGTTGGCACTTTTCATTAGTGAGCCCCCATGTGGTGATGCATCTATGTCATACATTTCCTCCAGCCTAACTGATAATGAACCTTGGACTCCAcgaaagaaacaaaaactaaACAGAGGAAGAAACAATTTTGGTGAATTAGGGGTTGTCCGAACAAAACCTGGAAGATCAGACAGTTTGATAAGTTATTCCAAGTCATGCTCAGATAAATTGTGCTTGAAACAGTTGGTTGGTATATGCAATGCTACAACATCAACTTTGTTTAGGGATAacatttttcttgattattTGGTGACTaaaaatctttcttttgaaGATTTCCATCGGTGCTTCAGAACAAGATTTGATCTACGAAACGCGACACATCCCCTACAGTTGCTAGCTTACAATTGCGATGGCTATGGATTTACAAAGAGTGAAAAGAAATCGCCGTCGCCATTGTGTCTTCTTCATATCGTTCCTTTGAAAGTGATTCAGGTTTTGAACAATGGTGTGAAAAATGGGTCCTTCATAAAAGACAAGCCTCCTAAGAAAGGTGGTGAAAGTATTATATGCAACCAACATTTCATGCGAAAGCTAAAACAGATACGTGATGTTGACTATCCAGATTATCTAACTTTTAAACACTCCAATAAGGAACGACTGGCATTAAAGAGGATGGGGAAGGAGAAACTAAAAGACTGGGTTCTGTCTAATGCCgacaattttttattatag
- a CDS encoding putative ankyrin repeat-containing protein ygl242c, with protein sequence MTDTPVSNSTEGASYSEQILESARRNNTELLLSIKVELNNDQEKLAELINTTKEVITGNTPLHLACQLGNWEFIDIVLDIEGVEIDPQNRDGETPLHLAVKYTNNDEPEHGYFIVDNMLDAGADPRIKDKHNLKPKDYVSSDHEKLIELLESAEYAISMEPTEAEQLAEFEDEGSASDSD encoded by the coding sequence ATGACAGATACTCCAGTAAGCAATTCAACTGAAGGTGCTTCATACTCAGAGCAAATATTGGAATCagcaagaagaaataataCGGAATTATTGCTATCTATCAAAGTTGAGTTAAACAATGACCAAGAAAAGTTGGCAGAGTTGATCAATACAACAAAAGAAGTGATAACTGGTAACACTCCTTTGCATCTAGCATGTCAATTGGGAAACTGGGAGTTCATAGATATAGTTTTAGATATAGAAGGTGTTGAAATTGATCCGCAAAATAGAGACGGAGAGACCCCATTACATTTGGCTGTAAAATACACAAACAACGATGAGCCAGAGCATGGATACTTTATTGTCGACAACATGCTAGACGCAGGTGCTGATCCAAGAATCAAAGACAAACACAACTTGAAACCCAAAGACTACGTTTCTAGTGAtcatgaaaaattgattgagtTGTTGGAAAGTGCAGAGTATGCGATTTCTATGGAGCCAACTGAGGCTGAACAGTTGGCCGAATTTGAAGATGAGGGGTCTGCATCAGACTCTGATTAG
- a CDS encoding pentose-5-phosphate 3 epimerase, putative (Similar to S. cerevisiae RPE1) gives MVKPIIAPSILAADFANLGCNCKRVVDTGDVEWLHLDVMDGHFVPNISLGPPIISSLRKQFPRESDKPIVFDCHMMVSEPDEWIEEIAKAGGDSYTFHFEATKDPARVIKKIKEHGLKAAMAIKPKTPVEEVFPYADDLDMVLVMTVEPGFGGQKFMPDMMPKVETLREKYPDLDVQVDGGLGKDTIQPAADAGANVIVAGTSVFKPEDPRPVVHYLKETVTNAIQARNK, from the coding sequence atgGTTAAACCAATTATAGCTCCATCGATATTAGCTGCTGATTTTGCAAATTTGGGTTGCAACTGTAAAAGGGTTGTGGATACTGGGGATGTTGAATGGTTGCACTTGGATGTGATGGATGGACACTTTGTTCCAAACATTTCCTTGGGTCCCCCTATTATTAGCAGTTTAAGAAAACAGTTCCCACGAGAGAGTGATAAgccaattgtttttgattgtCATATGATGGTTTCAGAGCCAGATGAATGGATTGAAGAGATTGCTAAAGCTGGTGGCGACTCGTACACGTTTCATTTTGAAGCCACTAAAGACCCTGCAAGagtaataaagaaaatcaaagaGCACGGCTTGAAGGCAGCAATGGCTATCAAACCCAAAACCCCAGTTGAAGAGGTGTTCCCCTATGCTGACGATTTAGATATGGTATTGGTTATGACAGTTGAACCTGGGTTTGGAGGACAAAAGTTTATGCCAGACATGATGCCAAAGGTAGAAACATTAAGAGAAAAGTATCCTGACTTGGATGTTCAAGTTGATGGAGGGTTGGGAAAAGATACAATCCAACCTGCTGCAGATGCTGGTGCTAATGTCATTGTTGCAGGAACCTCAGTGTTCAAACCAGAAGACCCTAGACCAGTTGTCcattatttgaaagaaaCTGTGACTAATGCTATTCAAGCTAGAAATAAGTAG